A window of the Butyricimonas virosa genome harbors these coding sequences:
- a CDS encoding LPD28 domain-containing protein has translation MLYDYRQESKTPMLLTLANGNTIEGEFIDLRIDTNTLPKGKLWYHIRHTDDDWTEPASLKNGCVVVNFCGTFICDPIDDFPCGQELEIADWSYLK, from the coding sequence ATGCTGTACGATTATAGACAAGAAAGCAAAACGCCAATGCTTCTGACTTTGGCAAATGGCAATACCATTGAGGGCGAATTTATAGACCTACGGATAGATACCAACACATTGCCCAAAGGGAAACTATGGTATCACATTCGGCATACGGACGATGATTGGACGGAACCTGCCTCATTGAAAAACGGTTGCGTGGTGGTCAATTTCTGTGGTACGTTCATTTGCGACCCCATCGACGATTTCCCTTGTGGACAGGAACTGGAGATAGCCGACTGGTCATATCTGAAATGA
- a CDS encoding single-stranded DNA-binding protein, with amino-acid sequence MKQIENNFAVSGFVGKDAEIRQFANASVARFSLAVSRQEKNGEETKRVSAFINVEAWRNNTSTDSLTQITKGVLLTVEGYFKPEEWTDKDGVKHNRIVMVANKFYPTPDKEEAPAEPEKKTKKGKK; translated from the coding sequence ATGAAACAGATTGAGAACAATTTCGCAGTATCAGGATTCGTAGGTAAGGACGCAGAAATCCGTCAGTTCGCAAATGCAAGCGTGGCACGCTTCTCATTGGCAGTAAGTCGTCAGGAGAAGAATGGAGAGGAAACAAAGCGTGTTTCCGCTTTCATCAACGTGGAAGCCTGGCGCAACAACACCAGCACCGATTCGCTCACCCAGATAACCAAGGGCGTTCTGCTGACCGTGGAGGGCTACTTCAAACCCGAAGAGTGGACCGACAAAGACGGCGTAAAACATAATCGCATCGTCATGGTCGCCAACAAGTTCTATCCGACGCCTGACAAGGAGGAAGCTCCGGCAGAGCCTGAGAAGAAAACGAAAAAAGGCAAGAAGTAA
- a CDS encoding FKBP-type peptidyl-prolyl cis-trans isomerase, with protein MSKKEYIQANKEWLEAKAKEEGIKPLPKGIYYKVISGGKNDGKHPTPRSIVTAHYTGWTISGKKFDSSRGGTPIAFRLNELIEGWIVAMQQMCIGDKWEIYIPAEMGYGKFSQPDIPGGSTLIFEIELFGIA; from the coding sequence ATGAGCAAAAAAGAATACATACAAGCCAATAAGGAATGGCTGGAAGCGAAAGCCAAAGAAGAGGGAATAAAGCCACTCCCGAAAGGTATCTATTACAAGGTCATCAGTGGGGGAAAGAACGATGGCAAGCATCCTACACCACGCAGTATCGTCACCGCCCACTATACCGGGTGGACTATAAGCGGAAAGAAATTTGACAGCAGCCGGGGTGGCACTCCGATTGCCTTCCGTTTGAACGAACTGATTGAGGGTTGGATTGTAGCCATGCAACAGATGTGTATAGGCGATAAATGGGAGATATACATTCCGGCAGAAATGGGATATGGCAAGTTCTCGCAACCAGACATCCCCGGTGGTTCAACCTTGATATTTGAGATTGAATTGTTTGGTATTGCATAG
- a CDS encoding GNAT family N-acetyltransferase: protein MNKRENIQETERLAIRKLTHDDFETLIAIMGKPEVMYAWEHGFSEDDVRSWIERQLTRYTKDCIGYFAVELKESGLLIGQAGLMTTTMNENSVVEIGYIFDNTYWHNGYATEAAESLIAYAFDNFGLPAVYCSIRPENKASIRVAKRLGMESCGSHTVVYRGKEMPHIIYKLENPK, encoded by the coding sequence ATGAACAAACGAGAAAACATACAAGAAACCGAACGACTGGCTATCCGCAAACTCACCCATGACGACTTTGAGACTTTGATAGCAATAATGGGCAAGCCGGAAGTGATGTACGCTTGGGAACATGGCTTCAGTGAAGATGATGTACGATCCTGGATAGAGCGACAGCTTACACGATATACAAAAGACTGCATCGGATATTTTGCCGTAGAGTTAAAGGAGAGCGGTTTGCTGATAGGTCAGGCTGGACTTATGACGACAACAATGAACGAAAATTCAGTCGTTGAAATCGGCTACATATTTGACAACACATATTGGCACAACGGTTATGCAACAGAAGCCGCAGAATCTCTTATAGCCTATGCTTTTGACAACTTTGGATTGCCGGCTGTTTATTGTAGCATCCGACCGGAAAACAAGGCTTCCATCCGAGTGGCAAAACGACTGGGCATGGAATCTTGTGGCAGCCATACTGTCGTTTACCGGGGTAAAGAAATGCCACACATCATATACAAATTAGAAAATCCGAAATAA
- a CDS encoding nitrous oxide-stimulated promoter family protein translates to MVKSRIEEEKKVVEQMIHLYCRKKEGNASLCPACHELLTYARDRLDHCKFGNDKPTCKKCPVHCYRPDMKKRIKMVMRWSGPRMLFYHPVSAVKHLLREL, encoded by the coding sequence ATGGTAAAAAGCCGTATTGAAGAGGAGAAGAAGGTAGTAGAACAAATGATTCATTTATACTGCCGAAAAAAGGAAGGCAATGCAAGCCTATGTCCGGCTTGCCATGAGTTGTTGACATACGCAAGGGACAGACTTGACCATTGCAAATTCGGAAACGACAAGCCAACTTGTAAAAAGTGTCCTGTACATTGTTATCGCCCGGATATGAAAAAGCGGATAAAAATGGTTATGCGATGGTCCGGTCCGAGAATGCTTTTTTATCATCCTGTCTCAGCCGTCAAACATCTGTTGAGAGAATTGTAA
- a CDS encoding recombinase family protein gives MAKVGYIFKAAGYDGFDTDREWMEQYGCVQVIEEENGHEKLRPQWKQLMASLERGDELVVSKFSNALRGSRELATFIEFCRVKVVRIVSIHDKIDSRGDLFPETKASDVLEMFGSLPEECAMLRKASAHIIHLKQNINQPTKEKNISRAEREKTIVAMYNNGHSIDDIWKVSGFNSRSSVFRILNKYGVSLNRGKFSGPLGKRKPKEE, from the coding sequence ATGGCAAAAGTAGGTTACATATTCAAGGCAGCCGGTTATGACGGCTTCGACACTGACAGAGAGTGGATGGAGCAATACGGCTGTGTACAAGTGATAGAGGAAGAGAACGGACACGAGAAACTGCGCCCTCAATGGAAACAGCTGATGGCAAGTCTGGAGCGTGGGGACGAGTTGGTTGTCTCAAAATTCAGCAATGCCCTGCGTGGCTCCCGTGAGCTGGCGACATTCATCGAGTTCTGCCGGGTAAAGGTGGTTCGGATTGTCTCCATTCACGACAAGATTGACAGCCGTGGGGATTTGTTTCCGGAAACAAAAGCCTCCGATGTACTGGAGATGTTCGGTTCTTTGCCGGAGGAATGTGCCATGCTGCGCAAGGCTTCAGCCCACATCATCCATCTGAAACAGAATATCAACCAGCCGACCAAAGAGAAAAACATCAGCAGGGCGGAACGTGAAAAAACTATCGTGGCGATGTACAATAACGGGCATTCCATTGATGACATCTGGAAAGTGAGCGGATTCAACAGCCGAAGCTCGGTGTTCCGCATTCTCAATAAATACGGCGTATCACTCAATCGTGGCAAGTTCAGCGGGCCGCTTGGGAAAAGGAAGCCAAAAGAAGAGTAA
- the mobV gene encoding MobV family relaxase: MANAKQVMDFRPSKGITTAQSNEHQRRWTEKGWERAVSVGNYDPTREHLNFEIRAGKVCPIDKTRSIPERMSDNLLARGIKDPNAGLAEPRFRTVVNFIFGGSRERMHEIAFGSQIVNFDKGADNSHVERCKDIEEWAKDVYSFVCGKYGEENIAAFIVHMDELNPHAHCTLLPIRDGKFAYKQIFAGKDKYEFSARMKQLHSDFSEVNKRWGMSRGSSISETGAKHRTTEEYRRHLSEECTNIEEQVVQHKKALSDLKVEISLAERRVKGLTSMVDNLRKAKAEKEYQLSALERTLQSHQGDTAAIIAERDRLEKELASIQTKLEDKQDKLRTADQQLEALKRDMDAIGERTEELKGEAYKYSREIHSNVDVLLKDVMLETLVREHSARLGEMGLSEQSRFDGSLLQSLTEQGSEVMHCATLLFLGMVNDATTFAETHGGGGSSSDLKWGRDDDEDNRAWARRCMMMASKMMRPASGKKQKR, from the coding sequence ATGGCAAATGCAAAGCAGGTGATGGATTTCCGACCATCAAAAGGCATAACCACAGCACAAAGCAACGAACACCAACGCAGGTGGACGGAAAAAGGCTGGGAGCGTGCCGTGTCGGTCGGGAACTATGATCCGACAAGAGAACATTTGAATTTTGAGATAAGGGCAGGTAAGGTCTGCCCTATAGATAAGACACGGAGCATCCCGGAAAGAATGTCCGATAATTTGTTGGCGAGAGGAATCAAAGACCCAAATGCAGGTTTGGCAGAGCCACGTTTCCGCACGGTGGTCAATTTTATTTTCGGAGGTTCACGTGAACGTATGCACGAAATAGCTTTCGGCAGTCAGATTGTAAATTTTGATAAGGGAGCGGACAATTCCCATGTCGAGAGGTGCAAGGATATTGAAGAATGGGCCAAGGACGTCTATTCATTCGTTTGTGGCAAATATGGAGAGGAGAACATTGCAGCTTTTATCGTACACATGGATGAACTGAATCCCCATGCGCATTGTACCTTGTTGCCAATCCGTGACGGCAAGTTTGCATACAAGCAGATTTTTGCAGGAAAGGACAAGTACGAGTTCAGCGCACGGATGAAGCAGTTACATAGCGACTTCTCAGAAGTGAACAAGCGTTGGGGAATGTCACGTGGTAGCAGTATATCCGAGACCGGCGCAAAACACCGCACCACCGAAGAGTACCGCCGACACCTTTCGGAAGAATGTACCAATATCGAAGAACAGGTTGTCCAACATAAAAAAGCATTGTCCGACTTAAAAGTGGAAATCAGTCTGGCAGAACGCAGGGTAAAAGGCTTGACCTCAATGGTGGACAACCTCAGAAAGGCGAAAGCGGAAAAGGAATACCAGTTGTCGGCATTGGAGCGCACCCTTCAATCCCATCAGGGAGATACGGCTGCCATTATAGCAGAGAGGGATCGGTTGGAAAAGGAACTGGCTTCTATCCAAACGAAACTGGAAGACAAGCAGGATAAGCTACGGACGGCTGACCAACAACTTGAAGCCCTTAAAAGGGACATGGATGCCATTGGCGAGCGCACGGAGGAGTTGAAAGGCGAAGCCTATAAGTACAGCCGTGAAATCCATTCCAACGTGGATGTGCTGCTCAAAGATGTAATGTTGGAAACATTGGTCAGGGAGCACTCGGCACGATTGGGAGAAATGGGACTTTCCGAACAGTCCCGATTTGACGGTTCATTACTGCAAAGCCTGACGGAACAAGGATCGGAAGTGATGCACTGCGCCACGCTTCTGTTTCTCGGAATGGTCAATGATGCCACTACTTTTGCCGAAACGCATGGCGGTGGTGGAAGCTCCAGTGACCTTAAATGGGGACGGGACGATGACGAGGACAACCGGGCCTGGGCAAGACGGTGTATGATGATGGCAAGCAAGATGATGCGTCCGGCTTCCGGCAAAAAGCAGAAACGATAA
- a CDS encoding OmpA family protein codes for MRNKIVFVMAMAGMCCTLQAKANVQPVPQDSVHYESYMEKELMFQTAEPTYHKGVLVTSPWNGNWFVSLQGGASAFIGRPIGCADLFDRVQPSLSASVGKWFTPQIGARIGYGGWRFKDCNLTANDYHHFHADLMYNVLGGLYAKKENPRWGIVPYVGLGMMYNPQNGQKPFAISYGIQGQYRICKRLAALLEIGNASTFQNFDGYGEANRFGDNMLSVSAGLSFTIGKIGWKRTVDATPYIRQNEWLVEYASELSESNRRYIGQHDKDMRTLNELKKILDIEGLLEKYSRLFEDHENLSSGYPKNDYSGLNSLRARLKNRRWDGKSPLSNDSLAVCSGIANVNVDDSGNSNEVQSDNLAKAQELTNMGGDSIATYNHSDYLSFINSGNECIGSPVYFFFELGTAKLTDKSQSVNLDELARVAKKYGLSVTVVGAADAATGAADVNDRLSISRADYITTELVKRGLAVDVITKVGKGGISDYNPTEANRHTKVLLYMK; via the coding sequence ATGAGAAATAAAATAGTATTTGTAATGGCAATGGCAGGAATGTGCTGCACACTGCAAGCGAAGGCGAATGTACAACCTGTCCCACAGGATAGTGTACACTATGAATCCTATATGGAGAAGGAACTGATGTTTCAAACCGCAGAGCCGACTTATCACAAGGGAGTGCTGGTAACTTCACCATGGAACGGCAACTGGTTTGTCAGTCTGCAAGGTGGTGCAAGTGCTTTCATCGGCAGACCGATTGGCTGTGCTGATTTGTTTGACCGGGTACAACCATCGTTATCCGCATCAGTCGGCAAATGGTTCACTCCACAGATCGGGGCAAGAATCGGGTATGGAGGTTGGCGGTTCAAGGACTGCAACCTTACTGCCAATGACTATCATCATTTCCACGCCGACCTGATGTATAATGTCCTTGGCGGACTGTATGCAAAGAAAGAAAATCCACGTTGGGGCATTGTTCCATACGTTGGCCTTGGAATGATGTATAATCCTCAGAACGGTCAGAAACCATTTGCCATTTCTTATGGCATACAAGGGCAATACCGCATCTGCAAACGGCTGGCAGCATTGCTGGAGATTGGCAATGCTTCCACTTTCCAAAACTTTGACGGATATGGGGAAGCCAACCGCTTCGGGGACAATATGCTCTCCGTTTCTGCCGGACTGTCTTTCACGATTGGAAAGATCGGGTGGAAACGAACCGTTGATGCGACTCCTTATATTCGGCAAAACGAGTGGTTAGTGGAATATGCTTCGGAGTTGTCGGAAAGCAACCGCAGGTACATTGGTCAACACGATAAGGATATGCGTACCTTGAATGAACTGAAGAAAATTTTGGATATTGAAGGATTGCTTGAAAAGTACAGCCGGCTGTTTGAAGACCATGAAAATTTAAGCAGTGGTTATCCTAAAAATGATTACAGCGGACTGAACTCGCTCAGGGCAAGGTTGAAGAACAGGCGTTGGGATGGCAAGTCGCCTTTGTCCAATGACAGCCTTGCGGTTTGTTCCGGAATTGCCAATGTGAATGTAGATGATAGTGGAAATTCAAATGAAGTCCAATCGGACAATCTTGCCAAAGCTCAGGAATTGACAAATATGGGCGGAGACAGCATTGCCACCTATAACCACTCGGATTATCTGTCCTTTATAAACTCCGGCAACGAGTGCATCGGTTCTCCCGTTTATTTCTTCTTTGAACTCGGCACAGCGAAGTTGACAGACAAGTCACAGTCGGTCAATCTTGATGAACTGGCACGTGTCGCAAAGAAATACGGATTGTCGGTTACTGTTGTAGGTGCGGCTGATGCAGCCACAGGGGCTGCCGATGTAAACGACAGGTTAAGCATATCGAGAGCCGATTATATTACCACAGAATTGGTTAAGCGAGGACTGGCAGTTGATGTGATTACCAAGGTCGGCAAGGGAGGAATCTCAGATTACAATCCTACCGAAGCCAATCGACATACCAAAGTATTGCTTTATATGAAATAG
- a CDS encoding nucleotidyl transferase AbiEii/AbiGii toxin family protein: MIHPDSRTLSWIEQVAKDNKIKDITLVEKTIRAFSLLEALARSGCPFLFKGGSSLMLHLDTGKRLSIDIDIICPPGTRIEDYLEKYSEEYGFGEVKLVERISRTDIPKQHAKFFYQVAYPAGGRQDKILLDVLFEEIHYANVVELPIQSRLLKTEGDPIIVKLPSKEDLLGDKLTAFAPHTTGIPFFKGEKNCSMEICKQLFDIASLFDIVNDLSITTETFNKFAMVELQYRGESPDAIQKVLDDIYDTAKCIVMRGQDNQEEFDMIQDGIKKVRGFIHSEVYTLESAITNASKAAYLAKLIGKGIHEVKHYNPSEANLLINTTIQPPLSTKLNKFKKTNAEAFFYWSEIQKLG, encoded by the coding sequence ATGATACATCCCGATAGCAGGACTTTGTCTTGGATAGAACAAGTCGCCAAAGACAATAAGATAAAAGATATAACCCTCGTTGAGAAAACAATCCGTGCATTCTCATTGTTGGAAGCATTGGCTCGATCGGGTTGCCCATTTTTGTTCAAGGGAGGTTCGTCCTTAATGCTTCATCTTGATACAGGCAAACGACTTTCTATCGATATTGATATAATATGTCCTCCTGGAACAAGAATTGAAGATTATCTTGAAAAGTATTCCGAAGAATATGGCTTTGGAGAGGTCAAATTGGTAGAGCGTATCTCTCGTACCGATATTCCGAAACAACACGCCAAATTCTTTTACCAAGTGGCATATCCGGCAGGAGGACGTCAGGATAAGATTTTGTTGGATGTATTATTCGAGGAAATTCATTATGCAAATGTAGTAGAACTTCCTATTCAAAGCCGGTTGTTAAAAACAGAGGGAGACCCCATAATTGTAAAGTTACCAAGTAAAGAGGATTTGCTTGGCGATAAATTAACTGCATTTGCTCCTCACACGACCGGGATTCCTTTTTTCAAAGGAGAAAAGAATTGCTCAATGGAAATATGCAAACAACTATTTGACATTGCATCTCTTTTCGATATTGTCAATGACTTGTCCATTACAACAGAGACATTCAATAAGTTTGCGATGGTTGAACTTCAATACAGAGGTGAGAGTCCTGATGCAATTCAAAAAGTTTTGGATGATATTTATGATACGGCTAAATGTATCGTAATGCGTGGACAAGATAATCAAGAAGAGTTTGACATGATTCAAGATGGAATAAAAAAAGTGCGTGGCTTTATTCATAGTGAAGTCTATACTTTGGAAAGTGCTATCACAAATGCTTCAAAAGCCGCCTATCTCGCTAAACTTATCGGCAAAGGAATACACGAGGTAAAACATTATAATCCGTCCGAAGCGAATTTATTAATCAACACAACGATACAACCTCCATTATCAACTAAGTTGAACAAATTTAAGAAGACAAATGCAGAAGCGTTCTTCTATTGGAGTGAAATACAAAAGTTAGGATAA
- a CDS encoding type IV toxin-antitoxin system AbiEi family antitoxin domain-containing protein codes for MTAVNQIIDIAKKQDGIFTRKDLLNVVRSGMKNISEGSLVVLLNRMIAENKIIRVSYGKYKLNEDLKHEFLYEPNEFMLSLNKHIKEKFPFIDYCIWQPSVFASMMLHVPAVRTTLVDVEREAMESVFMSLQNVESEIPIFLNPSQEDVDRYITNRDLIIVRPLVKEAPLDVINGCPVPTLEKMLVDAISDKELQHLQGNELYTIYSNAFSDYAIKKTRLLRYAARRNRKQKVEQIINTINI; via the coding sequence ATGACTGCTGTAAATCAAATAATAGATATTGCTAAGAAACAGGATGGCATATTCACAAGAAAAGACTTGTTGAATGTGGTACGATCTGGTATGAAAAACATATCAGAAGGGTCTCTTGTTGTGCTTTTGAATAGGATGATTGCAGAAAACAAAATCATTAGGGTTTCATACGGGAAATATAAATTAAATGAAGATTTGAAGCATGAATTTTTGTATGAACCAAACGAATTTATGCTTTCACTCAACAAGCATATAAAAGAAAAATTTCCTTTCATCGACTATTGTATATGGCAACCGTCTGTATTTGCATCAATGATGCTACATGTACCTGCGGTAAGAACCACATTAGTAGATGTTGAAAGGGAAGCGATGGAATCTGTTTTTATGTCATTACAAAACGTCGAATCAGAAATCCCTATTTTCTTGAATCCGTCCCAAGAAGATGTGGACAGATACATTACAAATAGAGACTTAATTATTGTCCGCCCTCTTGTTAAAGAGGCTCCATTAGATGTTATAAATGGCTGTCCCGTTCCCACATTGGAGAAAATGCTTGTTGATGCCATATCTGACAAAGAACTACAACATCTTCAAGGCAATGAATTATATACTATATATTCAAACGCATTCTCTGACTATGCAATCAAAAAAACAAGGTTATTGAGATATGCGGCACGTCGCAACCGAAAACAAAAAGTTGAACAAATTATCAATACAATCAATATATGA
- a CDS encoding PcfK-like family protein, translated as MKGTEQFKQTIKAYLDERAKTDELFAVSYAKENKNLDDCITFVLNQAMAICKEGGCGMTDNEVYSLCTHYYDEDNIEVGKAVNCGVIVNHRVELTPEEQAEAREKALKAYQDEELRKIQQRNSRPKPTQKATKQEVTQPSLFDLGL; from the coding sequence ATGAAAGGAACAGAACAATTCAAGCAGACCATAAAGGCATATTTGGACGAGAGAGCCAAGACGGATGAACTCTTTGCCGTGTCGTATGCCAAAGAGAACAAGAATTTGGACGATTGCATCACATTTGTACTCAACCAAGCAATGGCTATATGCAAAGAGGGCGGTTGTGGAATGACCGACAATGAGGTTTATTCTCTCTGTACCCACTATTATGATGAAGACAATATAGAGGTGGGTAAAGCCGTCAACTGCGGTGTGATAGTCAATCATAGGGTAGAACTTACTCCCGAAGAGCAAGCCGAAGCGAGGGAAAAGGCACTCAAAGCCTATCAAGACGAGGAACTGCGGAAGATACAACAACGTAACAGCAGACCCAAGCCAACCCAAAAAGCAACGAAACAGGAAGTTACCCAACCATCACTATTTGATTTAGGACTATGA
- a CDS encoding PcfJ domain-containing protein → MRAKTRLQHKVVTANERLLPLTEKQELWAFRHCLNHYAFRTKSGMTTCMDCGHQWSETREKTCRCPRCDTKLEIRNTLQRKYKDKSYYSILTTQDGLQVQRVFLLTAHYRKGKKADFYSMEVVRYWIDDNGKTEVTALRRTLGYYIDSFVFDNHIELRNDNNVYRRIADCKVYPYYSATTKLRRNGLRGSLSEIEPTKLIEALLQDSRAETMFKAGRKVDLNYFLQHPMYFDLYWNTYKIVMRNNYHISDISLWVDYIRLLERCGKDIRNAHYVCPLDLKAEHDRYQERVRVIQEREKREAEQKKAQENEEKFRELKGKFFGLSFTDGLIVVSVLESVDDYYKEGNALHHCVGQCEYYLKPKSLVFSARINDKRIETVELSLENFKVLQSRGLCNQNTEYHDRIIQLVQKNARQIRKRMTA, encoded by the coding sequence ATGAGAGCCAAGACGAGATTACAGCACAAGGTAGTAACCGCCAATGAGCGGTTACTGCCACTGACCGAGAAGCAAGAGTTATGGGCATTTCGCCATTGCTTAAATCATTATGCGTTCCGTACCAAAAGCGGTATGACCACCTGTATGGATTGCGGACACCAATGGAGCGAGACCAGAGAAAAGACCTGCCGTTGCCCTCGCTGCGATACAAAGTTGGAGATACGCAACACCTTACAGCGTAAGTATAAAGACAAATCCTATTACTCCATACTGACAACCCAAGACGGCTTACAGGTGCAGAGGGTGTTCCTTTTGACGGCTCATTATCGCAAGGGCAAGAAAGCCGATTTTTACTCAATGGAGGTAGTCCGTTATTGGATTGATGATAATGGCAAGACAGAAGTAACGGCATTAAGGCGTACACTCGGCTACTATATAGACAGCTTTGTCTTTGACAATCATATAGAACTGCGGAACGACAATAATGTTTACAGGCGGATTGCCGATTGCAAGGTTTATCCTTATTATTCTGCCACAACCAAGTTAAGACGCAACGGACTAAGAGGTTCTTTGTCGGAGATTGAGCCAACGAAGCTGATTGAAGCCTTGTTGCAGGACAGTAGAGCCGAAACGATGTTCAAGGCAGGGAGAAAGGTGGATTTGAACTATTTTCTGCAACACCCTATGTATTTTGATTTGTATTGGAACACTTATAAGATAGTGATGCGTAACAATTATCACATATCCGACATTTCCCTTTGGGTGGATTACATCCGCTTGCTTGAAAGGTGTGGCAAGGATATTCGCAATGCCCATTATGTCTGCCCATTGGATTTGAAAGCCGAGCACGACCGCTATCAAGAGAGGGTAAGGGTTATCCAAGAGCGAGAGAAACGTGAAGCCGAGCAGAAAAAGGCGCAGGAGAATGAGGAGAAGTTCAGAGAGTTGAAAGGCAAATTCTTTGGATTGTCATTCACTGACGGACTGATTGTGGTCAGCGTGTTGGAGAGCGTGGATGATTATTACAAAGAGGGAAATGCTTTACATCATTGTGTGGGACAATGCGAATACTACCTCAAACCCAAGTCTTTGGTTTTCTCTGCACGGATAAATGACAAACGCATTGAGACTGTTGAACTGTCGCTTGAAAATTTCAAAGTCCTGCAATCAAGAGGGCTTTGCAACCAAAACACAGAATACCACGACCGCATCATACAACTTGTACAGAAAAACGCACGGCAAATCCGTAAGCGTATGACTGCATAA